One window of Paludibacter propionicigenes WB4 genomic DNA carries:
- a CDS encoding UDP-glucose dehydrogenase family protein, with the protein MKIAIVGTGYVGLVSGTCFAEMGVDVTCVDIDANKINNLIKGIIPIYEPGLEDMVLRNVKAERLHFTTNLTSVLNDIQVVFSAVGTPPDADGSADLQYVLEVARTIGQNMQQYILLVTKSTVPVGTASLVRQTIQTELDKRGVSIDFDVASNPEFLKEGDAIKDFMSPDRVVVGVESEKAKELITKLYRPFLLNNFRVIFMDILSAEMTKYAANAMLATRISFMNDMANLCELVGADINMVRKGIGTDQRIGGKFLYAGCGYGGSCFPKDVKALIQTADKNGYDLRVLKAVENVNAYQKQVLFHKLEKHFKSDLAGKTIAIWGLSFKPNTDDMREAPSLVLIEKLLQAGCKVRAFDPVAMHEAKQIVHSKMADLIQTDSSKIYFANDIYDAVLDADALMLVTEWKEFRMPSWGVVKKSMKGVLVLDGRNIYDKSEMQEFGFTYEPIG; encoded by the coding sequence ATGAAGATAGCTATCGTTGGAACCGGCTATGTCGGTTTGGTTTCCGGAACTTGTTTCGCCGAAATGGGCGTTGATGTGACTTGTGTTGATATTGATGCCAACAAAATCAACAATTTGATTAAGGGTATCATTCCTATTTATGAACCAGGCCTCGAAGACATGGTTTTGCGAAATGTAAAAGCTGAAAGATTGCATTTTACAACAAATCTGACATCTGTTTTAAACGACATTCAGGTTGTTTTTAGCGCTGTAGGCACTCCGCCCGATGCTGATGGTAGCGCAGATTTACAATACGTGCTTGAAGTAGCACGTACTATTGGACAAAACATGCAGCAGTATATTTTGCTCGTTACTAAAAGCACAGTTCCGGTTGGAACGGCATCGTTAGTTCGTCAAACTATACAAACTGAATTAGATAAACGCGGTGTTTCTATAGATTTCGACGTAGCTTCAAACCCTGAATTTTTAAAAGAAGGAGATGCCATTAAAGATTTCATGAGTCCGGACAGAGTGGTGGTGGGTGTTGAAAGTGAAAAAGCAAAAGAATTAATTACTAAGCTTTACAGGCCATTTCTACTGAACAATTTCCGAGTTATTTTCATGGATATACTTTCGGCCGAAATGACTAAATATGCTGCCAATGCAATGTTGGCTACACGTATAAGTTTCATGAATGATATGGCCAATTTATGCGAACTTGTAGGAGCAGACATTAATATGGTGCGTAAGGGAATAGGTACCGATCAACGGATTGGAGGAAAATTCTTATATGCCGGCTGTGGCTATGGCGGATCATGTTTTCCAAAAGATGTGAAGGCTTTAATTCAAACTGCCGATAAAAACGGATATGATTTACGCGTGCTTAAAGCCGTTGAAAACGTAAATGCTTACCAAAAACAAGTATTATTCCACAAGTTGGAAAAACACTTTAAATCAGATCTGGCAGGTAAAACCATTGCTATCTGGGGATTATCGTTTAAACCAAACACAGATGATATGCGTGAAGCACCATCGCTGGTGCTAATTGAGAAACTACTTCAGGCTGGCTGTAAAGTGCGTGCTTTTGATCCGGTAGCAATGCATGAAGCAAAACAAATCGTTCACTCAAAAATGGCTGATTTGATTCAGACTGATTCATCTAAGATATACTTTGCCAACGATATATACGATGCTGTATTGGATGCCGATGCGCTGATGCTGGTAACAGAGTGGAAAGAGTTTCGTATGCCAAGCTGGGGTGTTGTAAAAAAATCAATGAAAGGCGTTTTGGTACTTGATGGCAGAAATATTTACGATAAAAGCGAAATGCAAGAATTTGGATTTACTTATGAACCGATTGGATAA
- a CDS encoding GDP-L-fucose synthase family protein, with amino-acid sequence MDKNSKIYIAGHNGMVGSAIKRNLESNGFSNIITRSKEQLNLLSEESVASFFAQEKPEYVVLAAAKVGGIVANNTYRAQFIYENLMIQNHVIHQSYLNGVKKLLFLGSSCIYPRMAEQPMREDALLTGILESTNEPYAIAKIAGIKMCEAYHAQYGCNFISIMPTNLYGQNDNYDLEKSHVLPALIRKMYLGKCLMENAWDKLRADLNKLPIEGINGSFGDEEILKILEKYGISSMNNKVSITLWGTGSPMREFLHVDDMAASSIFLLMNYDAPDTTPSHVNAGCGEDLSIKKLSKIVQKTVGYSGEIIWDSTKPDGTPRKLMDVSKLKSLGWEPKISLEEGIRRVVSVYINE; translated from the coding sequence ATGGACAAAAATTCAAAGATATACATTGCCGGTCATAACGGCATGGTAGGCTCTGCAATAAAACGAAATCTTGAAAGTAATGGTTTCTCCAATATAATTACCCGCTCAAAGGAACAACTCAATTTACTCAGCGAAGAATCTGTTGCCAGCTTTTTTGCACAGGAAAAGCCGGAATATGTGGTACTGGCAGCTGCCAAAGTTGGTGGAATTGTAGCCAATAACACCTACCGAGCGCAATTCATTTATGAAAACCTGATGATTCAAAATCACGTTATTCATCAAAGCTATCTGAACGGTGTAAAGAAACTTCTATTTTTGGGTTCATCTTGTATATACCCCAGAATGGCTGAACAGCCAATGCGCGAGGATGCATTACTCACAGGAATTCTAGAGTCAACCAATGAGCCTTATGCAATAGCCAAAATTGCAGGAATAAAAATGTGTGAGGCATATCACGCTCAATATGGCTGTAACTTTATTTCCATTATGCCTACCAATTTATACGGGCAAAATGACAATTATGATTTGGAGAAATCGCATGTTTTGCCGGCTTTAATCAGAAAAATGTATTTAGGAAAATGTTTAATGGAAAATGCATGGGACAAGCTGCGTGCAGACTTAAACAAACTACCTATTGAAGGCATAAACGGATCATTTGGCGATGAAGAAATACTTAAGATACTTGAGAAATACGGAATATCATCCATGAACAATAAAGTCTCAATTACTTTGTGGGGTACAGGATCACCGATGCGTGAATTCTTACACGTAGATGATATGGCTGCATCAAGCATATTTTTACTAATGAATTACGATGCTCCTGACACAACCCCATCGCACGTTAATGCCGGCTGTGGAGAAGATTTATCAATTAAAAAATTATCGAAAATTGTTCAAAAAACAGTTGGTTATTCTGGTGAAATAATCTGGGATAGCACAAAACCTGATGGAACTCCGCGGAAGTTAATGGATGTATCAAAACTAAAAAGCTTAGGCTGGGAACCAAAAATTTCGCTGGAAGAAGGAATCAGAAGAGTAGTATCTGTGTATATAAATGAATAA
- the gmd gene encoding GDP-mannose 4,6-dehydratase: MKKVALITGITGQDGAYLAELLLKKGYTVHGLKRRSSLFNTDRIDHLYQDPHVDDRNLVLHYGDMTDSMNLTRIIQETQPDEIYNLAAMSHVKVSFDTPEYTANADGIGTLRILEAVRLLNLTKKTRIYQASTSELYGLVQEVPQKETTPFYPRSPYAVAKMYAYWITVNYREAYNIHASNGILFNHESPLRGETFVTRKITRAAARIAMGMQNKLFLGNLSSKRDWGHAKDYVRAMYLILQQDEPSDYVIATGITTEVREFVRMAFAEIGIKIEFKGEGIDEKGYIGSVDKDVFTKTVGAEFLDAILAVKEPVVEVDANYFRPTEVDLLIGDATKSRTKLNWTPEYDLKALVEDMMISDVKLMKKETYLKDGGFRVLNYFE, translated from the coding sequence ATGAAAAAAGTTGCTCTTATTACAGGAATTACAGGACAAGACGGCGCTTACTTAGCCGAGTTATTGTTGAAAAAAGGTTATACCGTACATGGATTGAAACGTCGTTCTTCACTTTTCAACACTGATCGTATTGACCATTTGTATCAGGATCCACACGTGGATGACCGAAATCTGGTTTTGCACTATGGAGACATGACAGATTCCATGAACCTTACAAGAATTATTCAGGAAACTCAACCTGATGAAATTTACAATCTAGCAGCTATGAGCCATGTAAAAGTAAGTTTTGACACACCTGAATATACAGCCAATGCAGATGGAATAGGTACTTTACGTATTCTCGAAGCTGTAAGATTGCTTAATCTGACTAAAAAGACTCGTATCTATCAGGCTTCTACTTCAGAATTATACGGACTGGTGCAGGAAGTACCTCAAAAAGAAACAACCCCCTTCTACCCTCGCTCTCCTTATGCTGTTGCAAAAATGTATGCATACTGGATTACAGTGAACTATCGCGAAGCATATAATATTCACGCTAGCAATGGAATTCTGTTTAATCATGAATCTCCCTTACGCGGTGAAACTTTCGTAACCCGTAAGATAACCCGTGCAGCTGCTCGTATAGCAATGGGTATGCAAAATAAACTGTTCTTAGGTAATCTATCATCAAAACGTGACTGGGGGCATGCAAAAGATTATGTACGCGCTATGTACCTCATCTTACAACAAGACGAGCCAAGCGATTACGTTATAGCAACAGGAATAACAACTGAAGTAAGAGAATTTGTACGGATGGCTTTTGCGGAAATCGGTATTAAAATTGAATTTAAAGGTGAAGGTATCGACGAAAAAGGGTATATCGGCAGTGTTGATAAAGATGTATTTACAAAAACTGTAGGGGCCGAGTTTTTAGATGCTATCTTAGCAGTAAAAGAACCGGTAGTTGAAGTAGATGCTAATTATTTCCGCCCTACCGAAGTTGATTTGCTGATTGGCGATGCTACTAAATCCCGAACCAAATTAAACTGGACTCCTGAATATGATCTGAAAGCATTGGTAGAAGATATGATGATTTCGGATGTAAAGCTAATGAAAAAAGAAACTTATCTGAAAGACGGTGGATTCAGAGTTTTAAATTATTTTGAATAA